The following coding sequences are from one Paenibacillus sp. FSL R5-0912 window:
- a CDS encoding phospholipase D-like domain-containing protein — protein sequence MGNIHRNKQLPQLPAAQWDERLRQDLADYVNYRISGGSLRTIAKNTDAADSIIEPILDSAVVRAYRQAQHGGVITDVRQLEELPGFSPELLEQLASAVSGLDSGKLRALAPQTTRHNRVDPYVNGPQCLEMLLEEIRNAQRYIHLSVMLFFNDHSGNLIASELLYALQRGVEVRMLVNYTVTAMGYGSNLEVGSFSEIAEVLEQAGARLKDTFHSCYAAAEWAVKREELKSQGVPESILFLQDKVQEDVIITGLNVIDHRKFMVIDGITSVIGSLNIGDQYTFATPIQESATEQIDGRPLGIPSREEEWHDGCFRIQGEAARPLNEAFHARWLLLGGDHFEVEAPFYHPAGNYEFGGEECTLFLSFPGNPVNLIQQYYLDLLTYAAEETIIVNPYLIDQDFWDRLGEVGPECSCHISICNSLEVNDHPTNKAAVRSNMYIPFCNGVSFYDYSFTERFSHWKITYDHRARAVFHGSYNINERSACHDFEMGMLVKSEPFADKVKRMIDYDLGVSRKISDKHEFFKYPWLHPSTYLNKATHNYT from the coding sequence ATGGGAAATATACATAGGAACAAGCAACTGCCGCAATTACCTGCAGCGCAGTGGGATGAACGGCTTCGGCAGGATCTCGCGGATTACGTGAATTACCGGATATCCGGCGGCTCATTAAGAACTATCGCTAAGAACACGGACGCCGCCGATTCTATTATTGAGCCTATTCTGGACAGTGCGGTTGTCCGCGCTTACCGGCAGGCACAGCATGGGGGTGTGATCACCGATGTCCGGCAGCTGGAGGAGCTTCCCGGATTCAGCCCGGAGCTGCTTGAACAGCTCGCATCAGCCGTGTCCGGCCTCGATTCCGGCAAGCTTAGAGCGCTGGCGCCGCAGACTACCCGGCATAACCGGGTAGATCCTTATGTGAACGGGCCGCAGTGCCTGGAGATGCTGCTGGAAGAGATTCGCAATGCACAGCGCTATATCCATCTGTCCGTGATGCTGTTCTTCAATGACCATTCGGGAAATCTGATCGCTTCGGAGCTGCTTTATGCGCTTCAGCGGGGAGTAGAAGTCCGGATGCTGGTGAATTACACCGTCACCGCCATGGGATACGGAAGTAATCTTGAAGTAGGAAGTTTCTCTGAGATTGCAGAAGTTCTTGAGCAGGCAGGAGCCCGGCTGAAAGATACATTTCATTCCTGCTACGCTGCTGCGGAATGGGCAGTGAAGCGTGAGGAACTGAAGTCTCAGGGCGTCCCTGAAAGTATCCTCTTTCTGCAGGACAAGGTACAGGAGGATGTGATAATTACCGGGCTGAATGTGATCGACCACCGTAAATTTATGGTCATTGACGGGATAACCTCCGTTATAGGCAGTCTGAATATCGGTGACCAATATACTTTTGCGACGCCTATCCAGGAATCGGCAACTGAACAGATAGACGGACGACCGCTTGGGATTCCCTCCAGGGAAGAGGAGTGGCATGACGGCTGTTTCCGGATTCAAGGGGAGGCTGCCCGGCCGCTGAATGAGGCTTTTCACGCCAGGTGGCTTCTGCTTGGAGGAGATCACTTTGAGGTGGAAGCGCCGTTCTACCACCCTGCAGGAAACTATGAATTCGGCGGGGAAGAATGCACGCTCTTTCTAAGTTTTCCCGGAAATCCGGTGAATCTAATTCAGCAGTATTATCTGGATTTGCTTACGTATGCCGCCGAAGAGACAATTATTGTGAATCCTTACCTAATCGACCAAGATTTCTGGGACCGGCTCGGTGAAGTTGGACCGGAGTGTTCCTGCCATATCTCGATATGCAATTCGCTTGAGGTCAATGATCATCCTACGAACAAGGCAGCTGTGCGCAGCAATATGTACATTCCTTTCTGCAATGGGGTGTCCTTCTATGACTACAGCTTTACAGAACGCTTCTCCCACTGGAAAATCACTTATGACCACAGAGCGCGGGCTGTATTTCACGGCTCCTATAATATCAACGAACGAAGTGCCTGCCACGATTTTGAAATGGGAATGCTGGTTAAGAGTGAGCCGTTCGCAGACAAGGTGAAACGGATGATAGATTATGATCTTGGGGTATCCCGTAAAATCAGCGACAAGCACGAATTCTTCAAGTACCCCTGGCTGCATCCCAGCACGTATCTGAACAAGGCGACGCATAATTACACCTGA
- a CDS encoding putative quinol monooxygenase, with the protein MIITHALLQVNPAREQEFLEVAKTLVAATHEEEGNISYELYKHTAGGNTYIMVEIWRDQAAVAAHNTSPHFTGFAAKAGEFLTAPLDVKLYNAEELSK; encoded by the coding sequence ATGATTATTACCCATGCATTGCTTCAGGTAAATCCCGCACGGGAGCAGGAGTTCCTTGAAGTCGCCAAGACCCTGGTTGCCGCAACCCACGAAGAAGAAGGCAACATCTCTTATGAATTGTATAAGCATACAGCTGGCGGAAATACCTACATTATGGTCGAGATCTGGCGTGACCAGGCGGCTGTAGCCGCCCATAATACAAGCCCGCACTTCACCGGCTTCGCCGCCAAAGCAGGAGAATTCCTGACTGCACCGCTCGATGTTAAGCTGTATAACGCTGAAGAATTGAGCAAATAA
- a CDS encoding nitroreductase family protein: MNATRNNDFTSIITGRRSIRKYDTSVKISKEEMTEILTEATLAPSSVNMQPWRFLIIESPEAKAKLATIAKFNQLQVETSAAMIAVFGDLNNFDYAEEIYGTAVERGLMPAEVKERQLAALGAHFAKLPADVNRETVMIDAGLVSMQLMLAARAHGYDTNAIGGFEKDQIAELFDMDKERYIPVMLISVGKAVEEGYASVRLPVNTVAQWK; the protein is encoded by the coding sequence ATGAACGCAACCAGAAACAATGATTTCACAAGCATTATTACAGGACGCCGCTCAATCCGCAAATACGATACCTCCGTCAAAATCAGCAAAGAGGAAATGACAGAAATCCTTACTGAAGCGACTCTGGCCCCTTCCTCCGTGAATATGCAGCCTTGGCGTTTCCTTATCATCGAAAGCCCGGAAGCCAAAGCCAAGCTGGCCACCATTGCCAAATTCAATCAGCTTCAGGTAGAAACCTCCGCAGCAATGATTGCCGTATTCGGTGATCTGAACAACTTCGATTATGCTGAAGAAATCTACGGGACTGCGGTAGAACGCGGGCTGATGCCTGCTGAGGTAAAAGAAAGACAGCTGGCTGCCCTGGGTGCCCACTTCGCGAAGCTGCCTGCGGACGTGAACAGAGAAACGGTAATGATTGATGCGGGTCTGGTCTCGATGCAATTGATGCTGGCAGCCCGCGCCCACGGCTATGACACGAACGCGATCGGCGGCTTCGAGAAGGATCAGATTGCGGAATTGTTTGATATGGACAAAGAACGTTATATTCCAGTTATGCTGATTTCGGTCGGGAAAGCGGTTGAAGAAGGCTATGCATCCGTCCGTCTACCGGTTAACACCGTTGCCCAGTGGAAATAA
- a CDS encoding ArsR/SmtB family transcription factor, with protein sequence MNSDIQQFKTEFFKALAHPMRIRILELLSEGEKNVNELQAILGSEGSAVSQQLAVLRAKNVVASVKEGTTVIYALRDPLIKDLLAVAKQIFDNHLVNTISLLEGIRSE encoded by the coding sequence ATGAACAGCGATATTCAACAATTTAAGACGGAATTCTTCAAGGCGCTGGCTCATCCGATGCGGATTCGCATTCTGGAGCTGCTCAGTGAAGGCGAGAAGAATGTGAATGAGCTGCAGGCGATCCTCGGCTCGGAAGGCTCTGCCGTATCCCAGCAGTTGGCCGTACTCCGTGCCAAGAACGTAGTGGCCAGTGTCAAGGAAGGAACCACCGTAATTTATGCCCTCAGAGATCCTCTCATCAAAGACCTTCTGGCTGTAGCCAAACAAATATTCGACAATCATCTTGTAAACACCATCTCCCTGCTTGAAGGCATCCGCAGCGAATGA